A region of Syntrophales bacterium DNA encodes the following proteins:
- the rpsU gene encoding 30S ribosomal protein S21: MEVKVFDNDVEKALKILKNKLSKSGLFKELKLRRAYEKPSVKRKRKAIEARRRLAKVQRRKIF, from the coding sequence TTGGAAGTAAAGGTATTTGACAACGATGTAGAAAAGGCATTGAAGATCCTGAAGAACAAGCTTTCCAAGAGCGGTCTATTTAAGGAATTGAAACTGCGCCGCGCCTACGAAAAGCCTTCGGTGAAGCGCAAGCGCAAGGCCATCGAGGCGCGCCGGCGTCTGGCCAAGGTGCAGAGACGCAAGATTTTTTAA
- a CDS encoding NYN domain-containing protein, with amino-acid sequence MRIIVDGYNLIRLSSFRQYERISLEEGRKALIRSLAAYRKNRGHSVTVVFDGWIGGSPNEERDRSEGVEIIYSRIGEKADEVIKRLAAKGSEELTVVTSDREIAIYAAHRGKSVVSSATFEALLEGTAPAPENAKSALPFSDQLSKREIDEDEDDGKTKKKGPARRLSRQKRLALAALRKL; translated from the coding sequence ATGCGCATAATCGTTGACGGCTATAATCTAATCCGGCTGTCCAGCTTCCGCCAGTATGAACGGATAAGCCTCGAGGAGGGACGCAAGGCGCTCATCCGCAGCCTTGCTGCGTACCGAAAAAATCGCGGCCACTCGGTTACCGTGGTCTTTGACGGCTGGATCGGCGGCTCGCCGAACGAGGAGCGCGACCGCTCCGAAGGGGTGGAAATCATCTATTCCCGGATCGGGGAAAAGGCCGACGAGGTGATAAAACGGCTTGCCGCAAAAGGGAGTGAGGAGCTCACCGTCGTCACCTCGGATCGGGAAATCGCCATCTACGCCGCCCATCGGGGCAAAAGCGTGGTCTCCTCCGCGACATTCGAGGCCCTGCTGGAGGGTACAGCTCCAGCGCCGGAGAATGCTAAATCTGCCCTCCCGTTTTCGGATCAACTCTCCAAACGCGAAATAGACGAAGACGAGGATGACGGCAAGACGAAAAAGAAGGGCCCGGCGCGCAGACTCTCCCGGCAGAAACGGCTTGCCCTCGCCGCCCTCAGGAAACTTTGA
- the holA gene encoding DNA polymerase III subunit delta, protein MAAHKEDAVEASSLKEVIAELARGKAAPSCFLLYGEEEFQLQDALDKIVDTLLPAVGERDFNLFATDGEHEDVGALCESLITPPLLPGRKVVIVKNTRLFESKNNLPQLIARIRERVESDPARAAAEFMQFLALAGLQLDDLRDGGWRKIDDEGWQKLVPGDDGGQREAWLPRIVEIAVDRKAAPVVKKPDEAERLERILSGGMPADNHLILTAPGADRRKKLFKTIAAVGRILVFEKIKKELKQQQTVMELAAASLAKSGKRISGGGWEALGKKTGFSLRESLGAIEKLITYAGENAVIEAADVEAVVGRTKEDVIFALTGAISARKLPSALTALRELLEQGEAPLMIFAMMVKEIRMLLQARLLIDSGRLKSFNANTTDYGRFQRLIYPSLKQPQEEDQLDLVSQHPFVVFQALKNAARFTRRELIAYLGLLAQTDLELKSTKLPQPLLLERFLVSACSTGLKVS, encoded by the coding sequence ATGGCTGCTCACAAAGAAGATGCCGTTGAGGCTTCGTCCCTCAAGGAGGTCATCGCCGAACTTGCCAGGGGCAAGGCGGCGCCCTCGTGCTTTCTGCTCTACGGAGAAGAGGAATTCCAGCTTCAGGATGCCCTGGACAAGATTGTCGATACACTGCTTCCCGCTGTCGGAGAGCGTGATTTCAATCTCTTTGCGACAGACGGCGAGCACGAGGATGTGGGCGCCCTTTGCGAATCGCTGATCACCCCGCCGCTGCTGCCGGGGCGAAAAGTCGTGATCGTTAAAAATACCCGCCTTTTTGAGTCTAAAAATAATCTTCCCCAGCTCATTGCCCGAATACGGGAGCGCGTTGAATCCGACCCTGCGCGGGCCGCTGCCGAGTTCATGCAGTTTCTGGCGCTTGCCGGCCTGCAACTGGATGACCTTCGGGACGGGGGCTGGCGGAAAATAGATGACGAAGGGTGGCAGAAACTGGTTCCCGGCGACGACGGGGGGCAAAGGGAGGCGTGGCTTCCCCGGATTGTGGAAATTGCGGTTGACAGAAAAGCCGCGCCCGTTGTCAAAAAGCCGGATGAAGCAGAGCGACTGGAGAGGATTTTATCCGGGGGCATGCCAGCGGACAATCATCTCATTTTGACGGCGCCAGGGGCTGATCGCAGAAAAAAGCTATTTAAAACAATTGCCGCCGTCGGGCGGATTCTCGTTTTCGAGAAGATAAAGAAAGAGCTGAAACAGCAGCAGACGGTCATGGAACTGGCAGCCGCCAGCCTCGCCAAAAGCGGAAAACGGATTTCCGGCGGCGGTTGGGAAGCTCTCGGGAAAAAAACCGGGTTCAGCCTGCGGGAGTCGCTGGGGGCAATAGAAAAGCTGATCACATACGCCGGCGAGAATGCCGTGATCGAGGCTGCCGATGTGGAGGCCGTCGTCGGCAGGACAAAGGAGGATGTGATCTTCGCCCTGACGGGGGCTATCTCGGCAAGAAAACTGCCAAGCGCCCTTACAGCGCTGCGGGAGCTGCTTGAACAGGGCGAGGCGCCGCTGATGATCTTTGCGATGATGGTGAAGGAAATCCGGATGCTGCTGCAGGCGAGGCTGCTTATCGATTCGGGACGACTTAAATCATTCAACGCCAATACGACGGACTACGGGCGTTTCCAGAGGCTTATCTATCCGTCCCTGAAGCAGCCGCAAGAGGAGGATCAGCTTGATCTCGTCTCGCAGCACCCGTTTGTTGTTTTTCAGGCGCTGAAGAACGCGGCGCGTTTCACCCGCCGGGAACTGATCGCTTATCTGGGGCTGCTCGCCCAGACCGATCTGGAACTCAAATCAACCAAACTCCCGCAGCCGCTGCTCTTGGAGCGTTTTCTTGTTTCCGCCTGCAGCACCGGGCTCAAAGTTTCCTGA
- a CDS encoding TIGR00730 family Rossman fold protein: protein MAEKQYVVDALSIEESWRIFRIMAEFVDAIETLSGAERAVSIFGSARTKPGDVYYEKAEKLAGLLAEGGFGVITGGGPGVMEAGNKGAAEAGGQSVGMNIRLPYEQKPNIYANVSIDYKYFFIRKVMFVKYSVAYVIMPGGFGTMDELFEALTLIQTKRIKSFPVILMGSEYWQGLVDWLRETMLSDGKISAHDLDFIQVIDEPEDVFRYIEKYVIV from the coding sequence ATGGCTGAAAAACAATATGTAGTGGATGCCCTCTCCATTGAGGAGTCGTGGCGCATATTCCGGATCATGGCGGAGTTTGTGGATGCCATCGAGACCCTCTCCGGGGCTGAGCGCGCGGTCAGCATCTTCGGCTCGGCCAGAACAAAGCCCGGCGATGTCTATTACGAGAAGGCCGAGAAGCTCGCAGGTTTGCTTGCGGAAGGCGGGTTTGGCGTAATAACCGGCGGCGGTCCCGGCGTGATGGAGGCCGGAAACAAGGGGGCGGCGGAGGCCGGCGGGCAGTCGGTGGGGATGAACATCCGCCTACCCTATGAGCAAAAGCCTAATATTTACGCCAATGTAAGCATTGACTACAAGTATTTTTTCATTCGCAAGGTCATGTTCGTCAAGTACTCCGTCGCTTATGTAATCATGCCCGGCGGTTTTGGCACTATGGACGAACTCTTCGAGGCGTTGACCCTGATCCAGACGAAACGGATAAAGAGTTTTCCCGTTATCCTGATGGGGAGCGAATACTGGCAGGGGCTTGTGGACTGGCTTCGGGAAACGATGCTGTCAGACGGCAAAATTTCCGCCCATGATCTCGACTTTATTCAGGTTATAGACGAGCCGGAGGATGTTTTCCGGTATATCGAGAAGTACGTAATCGTATAG